The Bifidobacterium bifidum ATCC 29521 = JCM 1255 = DSM 20456 region CTTACCGCCGCCGCGCCAATGGCGCGTAGAAAACGCTCGTCATCAAGGCCTGTCCATGAACTGCCCTGACGTACCGTGCGGAAACGATTGCGATACGCCCTCACCGTGTCCATGTTGAAATCGGCGACGGTGAGATCGTCCAACACTTTGGAGTCCATCGTCTCGAATCCCTGGTCCCGAAGCATCGCCGAAATCTCCTGCCTCGTGCAACGATAATCGCCCTCACCGCGCCGGCGATAGGTTCCCGCAAAGAGATCGCCGTTGATATACACAGGGCGTTCCTCGCGCGGGGCACGCGGAACATGAATGGCCACCACCATGCCACCATCCGCTTCGAGCACCTCGACTTCCGATTCGATGGGCAGCACGGCGCTCACCTTGGACCGGTTGCTGACCGTGTTCCAAAAGTCCTGGCGAAGATGTTCCGCTTCCACTGGTGTGAGCCCGACTGTTTCAAATGTGCCGTCTTCGCGTTCTTTGACACCAAGCAGGATGACACCGCCATAGGTGTTGGCGAAGGCGGAATAGGTCTCCCACATGCTGCGTGGGAGACCGCCTTTCGCTGCTTTCGCTTCAATCCGGTTATTCTCGCGATATGAGGCGAGCTTCACGATATCGAATGTCTCCATTGCTCTACCTCCCTTCACGCAAACATCTTGTCAAGCAAGGATTTCTTGATATTCTGCAGCAATTCCAACTTACGCTGATGAAGGGTGATGAGGGAGTCGAGCTTAGCAAAGAAGTCGCCAATTTGCTGTTGTTCGACGGTGCTTGGCATATACAAAAGCATGTCTTTGATCTTGCCAAAGTCAACACTTTCTACGGTTGTTCCAGTCTTGCCAAACTCAAGCAGCAATTCCTTGTTATGCGAAATAAAGAACTGAAGTAGCCATTCTCCACAGCACTCGCCTTGGGGCAGAATGACGCGAATATCCTGGTTAACAGTTGAAGGTTTGCGCAGTTCAGCCACCGGAAGGGTATGGCGAAGAATCCCGCTCCTCGTTACCATTACTAAAGATCCGGCAGGATAAAGAGTCAACTCTTTTGCGCCCTTCTCAGTTATCTGAGTCGTAGTTCTATCAAGATAATTAGATTTCACGTCCTGGGACGTAACCCACAGTACGTATCCATCTTCATAGTTATCGGGATCTGCCATTGGCGGAGTATGCCCGCCGCCAAACGTTGCTACTTCCACCAACTTACGCTGTTCCCAAGGGTCAGTAAAACCAGCGAAACGAATCTCGGGTACAGGCTCACCATCTTTCGGGAACATTTTTTCAAGCATCGATTTTTTTAAGATGACAAGCTTGTCATACTTACGCTGATGAAGGGTGATGAGGGTATCCGTTGTTTCAAGCTGCTTCGCTATCGCCATCTGTTCAGAGATTTCTGGGCACCAAATAGGCATCTCGAAAAACGTTGCGTCGGAGATTGAAAACCTGTCAGACCTTGCCCCCGTATTACCTTCGAGGAACATAAAATCATGCCACCTGGATGTTTTGAAATAATGCTCCAAGTAGGTTTTATCCATGCTCGCATCTACTGAAAACACCGTATACAACGGAGACATGACACCTGCTCTGTTCAGGCGGTTTCTGTTGATTGGACCACAAGGCGCCGTTGCAGAAATCCGTGGGTTGTAGACGAAGTCATCTGGTTGAACCACATAGTAGCCACTGATATTCGCATCGTTTGTAATGTCGTGGTCGAAGTAGTCGAGCTGGCTAATAACGCCCTGCTCGGCAGAATTTGTAAACGTCTCCGAAAGAGCGCCGTTAGCGTTCTTGATGGTGTTCTTCTTGCTGAATTCCCCCAACTTACGCTGTTCCCAAGGGTCAGTAAAACCAGCGAAACGAATCGCAGGAACTTTCGCCTGTTCAGTCATCATTCACCTCCCAACAGGGTCTTCAGCTCGGCAATACCGGCCATATCGAACTCATTGCCGGTTAGTTGACCAAGCATATTGCCAAGTTCTGCCTCAGCCTGTTCGATCTGTTCGCACACATCAGAGTATGTGGTCGAATACTTGTCGTTCAGCGCATTCACCGCTGCAATCAACTCATCAACAGCCGTCTGAGGGAGTTCCTCAAGCTTGCGCTGCAATGGTTCCACCCACTTGGCAGCAAGCAA contains the following coding sequences:
- a CDS encoding restriction endonuclease subunit S, giving the protein MTEQAKVPAIRFAGFTDPWEQRKLGEFSKKNTIKNANGALSETFTNSAEQGVISQLDYFDHDITNDANISGYYVVQPDDFVYNPRISATAPCGPINRNRLNRAGVMSPLYTVFSVDASMDKTYLEHYFKTSRWHDFMFLEGNTGARSDRFSISDATFFEMPIWCPEISEQMAIAKQLETTDTLITLHQRKYDKLVILKKSMLEKMFPKDGEPVPEIRFAGFTDPWEQRKLVEVATFGGGHTPPMADPDNYEDGYVLWVTSQDVKSNYLDRTTTQITEKGAKELTLYPAGSLVMVTRSGILRHTLPVAELRKPSTVNQDIRVILPQGECCGEWLLQFFISHNKELLLEFGKTGTTVESVDFGKIKDMLLYMPSTVEQQQIGDFFAKLDSLITLHQRKLELLQNIKKSLLDKMFA